Proteins encoded in a region of the Zea mays cultivar B73 chromosome 2, Zm-B73-REFERENCE-NAM-5.0, whole genome shotgun sequence genome:
- the LOC100279298 gene encoding putative protein kinase superfamily protein isoform X1 → MGLAPPELGQFDGWESSGEERERWGWCRRSRRGSSRRRADPKGADDDTAVSTGCCIRLWPVGTCPPPPPPPPPRSKVDTSTSSASTHGEKSTENGSRNQPVALVVSGSTTTSNAESSSSASKDGELIKVAFQLRKFAFNDLKCATRNFRPESLLGEGGFGCVFKGWIEENGTAPVKPGTGLTVAVKTLNHDGLQGHKEWVAEVDFLGNLHHPNLVKLIGYCVEDDQRLLVYEFMPRGSLDNHLFRRSLPLPWAIRMKVALGAAKGLAFLHEEAESPVIYRDFKTSNILLDAEYNAKLSDFGLAKDGPVGDKTHVSTRVMGTYGYAAPEYVMTGHLTSKSDVYSFGVVLLEMMSGRRSMDKNRPNGEHNLVEWARPLLGERQRFYKLVDPRLEGNFSVKGAQKAAQLARACLSRDPKARPLMSQVVEVLRPLQNLRDMASASYFYQTMHAERMAHSSSMNGRSSHGHGSSKAQSPFGRNGQQQPVRSLSDGPRASPFRYSPKPNVK, encoded by the exons ATGGGGCTCGCGCCGCCGGAGCTGGGGCAGTTCGACGGGTGGGAGAGCTCCGGGGAGGAGAGGGAGCGCTGGGGCTGGTGCCGCCGCAGCCGCCGCGGCAGCAGTAGGCGCCGCGCGGACCCCAAGGGCGCCGACGACGACACCGCCGTCTCCACCGGTTGCTGCATCCGCCTCTGGCCCGTCGGAAcatgcccgccgccgccgccgccgccgccgccgaggtccAAGGTCGACACCTCCACCAGCAGCGCCAGCACGCACGGCG AAAAGTCAACAGAAAATGGTAGCAGGAATCAACCGGTCGCATTGGTAGTCTCAGGTTCTACAACTACTAGTAACGCTGAAAGCAGTTCATCTGCATCTAAAGATGGAGAATTGATAAAAGTTGCCTTTCAGCTGCGCAAGTTTGCATTCAATGATCTAAAATGTGCTACCCGGAACTTCAGGCCTGAAAGTCTCCTTGGAGAAGGGGGTTTTGGATGTGTTTTTAAAGGGTGGATCGAAGAGAACGGAACTGCACCCGTGAAACCTGGTACAGGTCTCACGGTTGCTGTCAAGACACTAAACCATGACGGGCTTCAAGGGCATAAAGAATGGGTG GCTGAAGTTGATTTTCTTGGAAATCTTCACCATCCCAATTTGGTCAAGTTGATTGGATATTGTGTTGAAGATGACCAAAGGTTGCTGGTGTATGAATTCATGCCTCGTGGCAGTTTGGATAACCATCTTTTTAGAA GGTCTCTTCCTCTCCCATGGGCTATCAGAATGAAGGTTGCACTGGGAGCAGCAAAGGGTCTGGCTTTCCTTCATGAAGAAGCAGAAAGTCCAGTCATTTATCGTGATTTTAAAACATCTAATATACTACTGGATGCG GAGTATAATGCAAAACTCTCCGATTTTGGGCTTGCAAAAGACGGACCTGTAGGTGATAAAACTCATGTCTCTACTCGAGTAATGGGAACCTATGGATATGCAGCACCAGAATATGTCATGACTG GTCATCTGACATCAAAGAGCGATGTCTACAGCTTCGGGGTCGTGCTTCTTGAGATGATGTCGGGGCGCAGGTCAATGGACAAGAATCGGCCCAACGGGGAGCACAACCTGGTGGAATGGGCACGGCCCCTCCTAGGGGAGAGGCAGCGGTTCTACAAGCTGGTTGACCCTCGGCTGGAGGGCAACTTCTCTGTGAAGGGCGCGCAGAAGGCGGCGCAGCTAGCGCGCGCCTGCCTCAGCCGGGACCCCAAGGCGCGGCCCCTGATGAGCCAGGTGGTGGAGGTCCTCAGGCCGCTGCAGAACCTGAGGGACATGGCGAGCGCCTCCTACTTCTACCAGACGATGCACGCCGAGCGCATGGCGCACTCGAGCAGCATGAACGGCAGGAGCAGCCACGGCCACGGCTCCTCCAAGGCACAGAGCCCGTTCGGGCGGAACGGGCAGCAGCAGCCCGTGCGGAGCCTCTCGGACGGGCCCCGCGCCTCCCCGTTCCGCTACTCGCCGAAGCCGAACGTGAAATGA
- the LOC100279298 gene encoding putative protein kinase superfamily protein has product MGLAPPELGQFDGWESSGEERERWGWCRRSRRGSSRRRADPKGADDDTAVSTGCCIRLWPVGTCPPPPPPPPPRSKVDTSTSSASTHGAEKSTENGSRNQPVALVVSGSTTTSNAESSSSASKDGELIKVAFQLRKFAFNDLKCATRNFRPESLLGEGGFGCVFKGWIEENGTAPVKPGTGLTVAVKTLNHDGLQGHKEWVAEVDFLGNLHHPNLVKLIGYCVEDDQRLLVYEFMPRGSLDNHLFRRSLPLPWAIRMKVALGAAKGLAFLHEEAESPVIYRDFKTSNILLDAEYNAKLSDFGLAKDGPVGDKTHVSTRVMGTYGYAAPEYVMTGHLTSKSDVYSFGVVLLEMMSGRRSMDKNRPNGEHNLVEWARPLLGERQRFYKLVDPRLEGNFSVKGAQKAAQLARACLSRDPKARPLMSQVVEVLRPLQNLRDMASASYFYQTMHAERMAHSSSMNGRSSHGHGSSKAQSPFGRNGQQQPVRSLSDGPRASPFRYSPKPNVK; this is encoded by the exons ATGGGGCTCGCGCCGCCGGAGCTGGGGCAGTTCGACGGGTGGGAGAGCTCCGGGGAGGAGAGGGAGCGCTGGGGCTGGTGCCGCCGCAGCCGCCGCGGCAGCAGTAGGCGCCGCGCGGACCCCAAGGGCGCCGACGACGACACCGCCGTCTCCACCGGTTGCTGCATCCGCCTCTGGCCCGTCGGAAcatgcccgccgccgccgccgccgccgccgccgaggtccAAGGTCGACACCTCCACCAGCAGCGCCAGCACGCACGGCG CAGAAAAGTCAACAGAAAATGGTAGCAGGAATCAACCGGTCGCATTGGTAGTCTCAGGTTCTACAACTACTAGTAACGCTGAAAGCAGTTCATCTGCATCTAAAGATGGAGAATTGATAAAAGTTGCCTTTCAGCTGCGCAAGTTTGCATTCAATGATCTAAAATGTGCTACCCGGAACTTCAGGCCTGAAAGTCTCCTTGGAGAAGGGGGTTTTGGATGTGTTTTTAAAGGGTGGATCGAAGAGAACGGAACTGCACCCGTGAAACCTGGTACAGGTCTCACGGTTGCTGTCAAGACACTAAACCATGACGGGCTTCAAGGGCATAAAGAATGGGTG GCTGAAGTTGATTTTCTTGGAAATCTTCACCATCCCAATTTGGTCAAGTTGATTGGATATTGTGTTGAAGATGACCAAAGGTTGCTGGTGTATGAATTCATGCCTCGTGGCAGTTTGGATAACCATCTTTTTAGAA GGTCTCTTCCTCTCCCATGGGCTATCAGAATGAAGGTTGCACTGGGAGCAGCAAAGGGTCTGGCTTTCCTTCATGAAGAAGCAGAAAGTCCAGTCATTTATCGTGATTTTAAAACATCTAATATACTACTGGATGCG GAGTATAATGCAAAACTCTCCGATTTTGGGCTTGCAAAAGACGGACCTGTAGGTGATAAAACTCATGTCTCTACTCGAGTAATGGGAACCTATGGATATGCAGCACCAGAATATGTCATGACTG GTCATCTGACATCAAAGAGCGATGTCTACAGCTTCGGGGTCGTGCTTCTTGAGATGATGTCGGGGCGCAGGTCAATGGACAAGAATCGGCCCAACGGGGAGCACAACCTGGTGGAATGGGCACGGCCCCTCCTAGGGGAGAGGCAGCGGTTCTACAAGCTGGTTGACCCTCGGCTGGAGGGCAACTTCTCTGTGAAGGGCGCGCAGAAGGCGGCGCAGCTAGCGCGCGCCTGCCTCAGCCGGGACCCCAAGGCGCGGCCCCTGATGAGCCAGGTGGTGGAGGTCCTCAGGCCGCTGCAGAACCTGAGGGACATGGCGAGCGCCTCCTACTTCTACCAGACGATGCACGCCGAGCGCATGGCGCACTCGAGCAGCATGAACGGCAGGAGCAGCCACGGCCACGGCTCCTCCAAGGCACAGAGCCCGTTCGGGCGGAACGGGCAGCAGCAGCCCGTGCGGAGCCTCTCGGACGGGCCCCGCGCCTCCCCGTTCCGCTACTCGCCGAAGCCGAACGTGAAATGA